ATCGCGTGCATGCTCCAGGGGGCCTACCGGCTCCTGGAGTACGTGGAGGACCGTCTTGGCGTCGCGCCCGGCGGGACCACGGCGGACGGTATGTTCACCCTGGAGGACGCCGAATGCCTCGCGCTGTGCGGCAACGCTCCGTGCGTCACTGTCAACTGGCGGTTCTTCGGTGACATGGACCCGGACGGCTTCGACTCGCTGGTCGAGGACCTGCGCGCCGGGCGGCTCGACGAGGAGGTGCCGCCGCACGGGACGTTGAGCCGGGTACGCCGGGCGGCCGGCATTGGATCGGACGGTCGTGGCGCCGGTCAGCATCCGGTGCCCTTGGGCACGCGGCGCACGACGGCGGCAGTGGCGTCCATCAATGCCGGGCACCTGGAAGGGCGCCAGTGACGGTCACCGACGCCGCACCGATCGTCAGCCGGCGGCTGGCGACGCCGCACTCGTGGACCCTGCGGTCCTACCTGGACGACCAGGGTTACGAGGGACTGCGCGCCGCTCTCAAGATGACACCTGAGCAGGTGCACGAGCACGTGAACACGGCCAACATCCTCGGCCGTGGGGGTGCGGGGTTCGAGGCGGGCCGCAAGTGGGGGATGCTCCGCAAGGCGCAGCCGATCTACTTGACGATCAACGGCGACGAGAGCGAGCCGGCGACCTTCAAGGACCACGCCCTCA
This sequence is a window from Acidimicrobiales bacterium. Protein-coding genes within it:
- a CDS encoding NAD(P)H-dependent oxidoreductase subunit E — translated: MARLTPDNEQRARDLIALYPYARSALIPILHVLQEQDGYLSEDGMEQVGEMLGLTAAEVRGTATFYDMFHFEPVGKYLVAVCTNIACMLQGAYRLLEYVEDRLGVAPGGTTADGMFTLEDAECLALCGNAPCVTVNWRFFGDMDPDGFDSLVEDLRAGRLDEEVPPHGTLSRVRRAAGIGSDGRGAGQHPVPLGTRRTTAAVASINAGHLEGRQ